Proteins from a single region of Styela clava chromosome 1, kaStyClav1.hap1.2, whole genome shotgun sequence:
- the LOC120348251 gene encoding uncharacterized protein LOC120348251, whose translation MSDNTVSSTFHAINSFDEEGDKKWIGEEIQGFADGIVSHKFLEFVRLLLGVPDRIIDKILRQNLTKEELYQILRHSHDTSREQFIETVRKNKRRLNFHLYMKMDRCIRRDRNEIPENLLVEIIYELIKAIPIRDRRNFAENEIGVRNLEHRDIRNVQITSDLKLHFLEWWWEFIGKSVQNSLTELKKKAKDGGYLKNQSDVLIREQYFE comes from the exons ATGTCAGACAACACag TGTCGTCAACATTCCATGCTATCAACTCTTTTGATGAGGAAGGAGATAAAAAGTGGATTGGtgaag agATACAGGGTTTTGCAGATGGAATTGTTTCACACAAATTCCTTGAATTTGTTCGGTTGCTATTGGGTGTTCCAGACAGAATCATTGACAAGATCTTGCGGCAAAATCTTACCAAGGAGGAATTATATCAGATCTTGAGACATTCACACGACACAA GCAGAGAACAGTTCATAGAAACcgtaagaaaaaataaaagaagactCAATTTTCATTTGTATATGAAAATGGATAGATGCATCAGGCGGGATAGGAATGAGATCCCAG AAAATCTTCTTGTCGAGATTATATACGAGCTCATCAAAGCGATTCCAATAAGGGATAGGCGTAATTTCGCAGAAAATGAAATTGGAGTTCGCAATCTAGAGCACAGAGACATACGAAATGTGCAGATTACCAGTGATCTGAAACTGCATTTCCTGGAATGGTGGTGGGAATTCATAG GAAAATCTGTACAAAACTCCTTGACGGAGCTCAAAAAGAAGGCAAAGGATGGCGGATACTTGAAGAACCAAA GTGACGTTCTCATTCGGGAGCAGTACTTTGAATAA